From Streptomyces asiaticus, one genomic window encodes:
- a CDS encoding AraC family transcriptional regulator: protein MSLDELRTLLARHARPDWTTAIDGVLVSKVDRPDPPAPAMSGMVLAVIAQGSKRLALGDRVYAYGPGQYLVASVDLPVTGQFTQADPEQPALGFGLTLEPSAVAELLLQAGPGDTPRAGGGVPSGIAVSEASAALLDAVVRLLRLLDEPRDRAVLAPLVKREILWRVITGEQGATVRQLGLADSGLSHISRAVRWIREHYAEPFRVEDVARRSGMSVSAFYRNFQAVTAMSPIQFQKQIRLQEARLLLATHPNDVTGVGQRVGYDNPSQFSREYRRQFGAPPSRDAARLRSTVGTPAGVLP, encoded by the coding sequence ATGTCCCTCGACGAGCTCCGCACCCTGCTGGCCCGGCATGCCCGGCCCGACTGGACCACCGCCATCGACGGCGTCCTCGTCTCGAAGGTCGACCGGCCGGATCCGCCGGCGCCCGCCATGTCCGGCATGGTGCTCGCGGTCATCGCCCAGGGCAGCAAACGCCTCGCGCTGGGCGACCGGGTCTACGCCTACGGACCCGGGCAGTATCTGGTGGCATCCGTCGACCTGCCCGTCACGGGGCAGTTCACCCAGGCCGACCCCGAGCAGCCGGCCCTCGGCTTCGGCCTCACGCTGGAGCCGTCCGCCGTCGCCGAGCTGCTGTTGCAAGCCGGGCCCGGAGACACGCCCCGCGCGGGTGGAGGTGTTCCGTCGGGGATCGCCGTCAGCGAGGCCTCGGCAGCGCTGCTCGACGCGGTGGTCCGGCTGCTGCGCCTGCTCGACGAGCCCCGCGACCGGGCGGTACTGGCGCCGCTGGTCAAGCGCGAGATCCTGTGGCGCGTGATCACCGGTGAGCAGGGGGCGACGGTTCGGCAGCTCGGCTTGGCCGACAGCGGCCTCAGCCATATCTCCCGGGCCGTGCGCTGGATCCGCGAGCACTACGCGGAGCCGTTCCGGGTCGAGGACGTGGCGCGCCGGTCCGGTATGAGTGTCTCCGCCTTCTACCGCAACTTCCAGGCGGTGACCGCGATGAGCCCCATCCAGTTCCAGAAGCAGATCCGGCTCCAGGAGGCCCGGCTGCTGCTCGCCACCCACCCGAACGACGTCACCGGGGTCGGTCAGCGGGTCGGCTATGACAATCCGTCGCAGTTCAGCCGGGAGTACCGCCGCCAGTTCGGCGCACCCCCGAGCCGGGACGCGGCCCGCCTGCGGAGCACCGTGGGCACTCCCGCGGGCGTCCTGCCCTGA
- a CDS encoding SDR family oxidoreductase gives MNTVLITGTSSGYGRETARHFHERGWNVIATMRTPRPGVFPESDRLRVVELDVTRPESIAAALEAAGPIDALVNNAGIPSMGVFEGISMAHVREVFETNTFGVMATTRAVLPQFRERGSGVVVNVTSSVVLGHMPLTAVYKASKTAVEGFTSSLALELAPFGVRAKTVEPGACLTTNFGARLTNDVPLEEQVPAPYAAFAKKAMDDFAGQDVFTKESDVAETVWRAVHDTTGQLRFPAGPDAVRLDQAK, from the coding sequence ATGAACACCGTTCTGATCACTGGTACGTCGTCCGGGTACGGCCGGGAGACCGCCCGCCACTTCCACGAGCGGGGGTGGAACGTCATCGCCACCATGCGGACGCCACGGCCGGGCGTCTTCCCCGAGTCGGACCGGCTCCGCGTCGTCGAGCTCGACGTGACCAGGCCCGAGAGCATCGCCGCCGCGTTGGAGGCGGCGGGGCCCATCGACGCCCTGGTCAACAACGCGGGCATCCCGTCGATGGGCGTGTTCGAGGGCATCTCGATGGCCCATGTGCGGGAGGTGTTCGAGACCAACACCTTCGGTGTGATGGCGACGACCCGGGCCGTGCTGCCCCAGTTCCGCGAGCGCGGCTCCGGCGTGGTGGTCAACGTGACCTCCAGCGTGGTGCTGGGACACATGCCGCTCACGGCCGTCTACAAGGCGAGCAAGACGGCCGTCGAGGGTTTCACCTCGTCCCTCGCGCTCGAACTCGCGCCCTTCGGTGTGCGGGCGAAGACGGTCGAGCCGGGCGCCTGCCTGACGACGAACTTCGGAGCCAGGTTGACGAACGATGTCCCGCTGGAGGAGCAGGTCCCGGCGCCCTACGCGGCGTTCGCGAAGAAGGCCATGGACGACTTCGCGGGCCAGGACGTGTTCACCAAGGAGAGCGACGTCGCGGAGACGGTGTGGCGAGCCGTGCACGACACCACCGGCCAACTGCGCTTCCCGGCCGGTCCCGACGCGGTCCGGCTCGACCAGGCGAAGTGA
- a CDS encoding alpha/beta hydrolase, producing MRRRGLAPLLAVGVTATLAPALATSTAGAAQVGTAQTGTAPASATASALDPYIKQKPKWQRCEADKPAAYQCATIKVPLDYRAPGGKRIDMAISRIKTTTPDKRHGVLLANPGGPGGPGLDMPLQMKDVLPESVRQRYDLIGFDPRGVGRSTPVTCGLTTEEENWLRPYKEAAFDKDVAWARDVARKCRTKSGAMLKHITTRNTARDMDLLRAVLGEKKLSYFGYSYGTYLGAVYTQLFPSRADRVVVDSAVDPARAWRKMIQWWAEGAEPAFDRWTEWAAARSAKYGLGDTPKKVDRTFWDLVQRANEKPIEMDGEKYTGDDVRSMMRRAVFSVREGTDLVVELKKAAAGRPASAEKLPDPAGTPGLAARAADVPADNMTASFWAVVCNDNSAAWSRDPESYRRDAIEDKGRYPLYGDFASSIKPCAFWDRSVERATVVNNKVGSLVVQNEWDSQTPLPSGQALHADLKGSRMLTVLGGEGHGVYPSGNACTDGTVADYLTTGKLPTKDVTCEATGDSNGGSQGDRKRDVRPGAPLPQRSPDRF from the coding sequence GTGCGTAGACGAGGTCTCGCGCCGCTGTTGGCCGTCGGTGTCACGGCAACGTTGGCTCCCGCGCTCGCCACCTCCACGGCCGGCGCCGCCCAGGTCGGCACCGCTCAGACCGGTACCGCCCCGGCGTCCGCCACCGCGAGCGCCCTGGACCCGTACATCAAGCAGAAGCCGAAGTGGCAGCGGTGCGAGGCCGACAAACCGGCGGCGTACCAGTGCGCGACGATCAAGGTCCCGCTGGACTACCGGGCTCCCGGCGGCAAGCGGATCGACATGGCCATATCCCGGATCAAGACCACCACACCGGACAAGCGGCACGGCGTGCTGCTCGCCAACCCCGGTGGCCCCGGCGGACCGGGGCTCGACATGCCGTTACAGATGAAGGACGTGCTGCCCGAGTCCGTGCGGCAGCGTTACGACCTCATCGGCTTCGACCCGCGCGGGGTGGGCCGGAGCACGCCCGTCACCTGCGGCCTGACGACGGAGGAGGAGAACTGGCTGCGGCCGTACAAGGAGGCGGCATTCGACAAGGACGTCGCCTGGGCGCGGGATGTCGCGCGCAAGTGCCGTACGAAGTCGGGCGCCATGCTCAAGCACATCACCACGCGCAACACGGCGCGGGACATGGATCTGCTCCGGGCGGTCCTCGGCGAGAAGAAGCTCTCGTACTTCGGCTACTCGTACGGGACGTACCTCGGCGCCGTCTACACCCAGCTGTTCCCGAGCCGGGCCGACCGGGTCGTGGTGGACAGCGCGGTCGATCCGGCGCGCGCCTGGCGGAAGATGATCCAGTGGTGGGCGGAGGGTGCCGAGCCCGCGTTCGACCGGTGGACCGAATGGGCCGCCGCGCGTTCCGCGAAGTACGGCCTCGGCGACACTCCGAAGAAGGTCGACCGGACGTTCTGGGACCTGGTCCAGCGGGCGAACGAGAAGCCCATCGAGATGGACGGGGAGAAGTACACCGGCGACGACGTCCGGAGCATGATGCGCCGCGCGGTCTTCAGTGTGCGGGAGGGCACCGACCTGGTCGTGGAGCTGAAGAAGGCCGCGGCCGGCCGGCCCGCCTCCGCGGAGAAGCTCCCGGATCCGGCCGGAACGCCGGGCCTGGCCGCCCGCGCCGCCGATGTACCGGCCGACAACATGACCGCGAGCTTCTGGGCCGTGGTGTGCAACGACAACTCGGCCGCCTGGTCCCGCGACCCCGAGAGCTACCGGCGGGACGCCATCGAGGACAAGGGTCGCTATCCGCTCTACGGCGACTTCGCGTCCAGCATCAAGCCCTGTGCGTTCTGGGACAGGTCGGTCGAGCGGGCCACCGTCGTGAACAACAAGGTCGGCTCGCTGGTCGTGCAGAACGAGTGGGACTCCCAGACCCCGCTGCCGAGCGGTCAGGCCCTGCACGCCGATCTGAAGGGCTCGAGGATGCTGACGGTCCTCGGCGGCGAGGGCCACGGCGTCTACCCGAGCGGCAACGCGTGCACGGACGGCACGGTGGCGGACTACCTGACCACCGGCAAGCTGCCGACGAAGGACGTGACCTGCGAGGCGACGGGCGACTCGAACGGCGGCTCCCAGGGGGACCGGAAGCGGGACGTCCGTCCCGGGGCCCCGCTTCCGCAGCGCTCCCCGGACCGCTTCTGA
- a CDS encoding glycoside hydrolase family 28 protein translates to MHPRPSRRAALRTGGLLAAGALLPEQAYAATPHTGTATPHTGAAAAYTGAWRAVPGILARIRPPAFPRRTFRVTDYGAVGDGRTMNTAAFRAAIAACHRAGGGHVVVPEGRFLTGAIHLRSRVDLHVTEGATIAFSPDPRDFLPVVLTRWEGTEAYNYSPFIYAYGERDVAVTGRGTLDGQARLGPWESWYRDSGPQGDDQKLLREMGSTGVPVARRVFGDGHHLRPKMVQFYRCRNVLVSGLTIVDPPMWTVHPVLSSNVTVRDITVDSTLYNTDGCDPECCSDVLITGCRFNTNDDCVAVKSGRDEDGHRVGVPSRNIVVRDCRFSGRWGGMTVGSEMSGGVRDVFAEDCEINPPDFPGRYPVKYALYVKANKKRGGSIDGVHVRNFTGQGVERDIAFVTMDYNGGEGGTLPVSVRNIHLDRMEIDGAQTVLRLVGLETDHLRGVHVSRSAFTGIRDPDSVTHTDDLTFRRVFVNGKEVPQP, encoded by the coding sequence ATGCATCCGAGACCTTCCCGCCGCGCGGCGCTGCGCACCGGCGGTCTGCTGGCGGCGGGCGCGCTGCTCCCGGAGCAGGCGTACGCGGCCACCCCGCACACGGGCACGGCCACCCCGCACACCGGCGCGGCCGCCGCCTACACCGGGGCGTGGCGCGCGGTGCCGGGGATCCTGGCCCGGATCAGGCCGCCCGCCTTCCCCCGGCGTACGTTCAGGGTCACCGACTACGGCGCGGTCGGCGACGGGCGGACGATGAACACCGCGGCGTTCCGGGCCGCCATCGCCGCCTGCCACCGCGCGGGCGGCGGCCATGTCGTCGTCCCCGAGGGCCGCTTCCTCACCGGCGCGATCCATCTGCGCAGCCGGGTGGACCTGCATGTCACCGAGGGCGCCACCATCGCCTTCAGCCCCGATCCGCGCGACTTCCTGCCGGTGGTGCTCACCCGCTGGGAGGGCACCGAGGCCTACAACTACTCGCCCTTCATCTACGCGTACGGCGAGCGGGACGTGGCGGTCACCGGCCGCGGCACCCTCGACGGGCAGGCGCGGCTCGGGCCGTGGGAGAGCTGGTACCGCGACAGCGGACCGCAGGGGGACGACCAGAAGCTGCTGCGCGAGATGGGCTCCACGGGGGTGCCGGTGGCGCGGCGCGTCTTCGGCGACGGCCACCATCTGCGGCCGAAGATGGTGCAGTTCTACCGCTGCCGCAATGTCCTGGTCAGCGGCCTGACCATCGTCGATCCGCCGATGTGGACCGTACATCCGGTGCTCTCCAGCAACGTCACCGTGCGCGACATCACCGTGGACAGCACGCTCTACAACACCGACGGCTGCGACCCCGAGTGCTGCTCCGATGTGCTCATCACCGGCTGCCGGTTCAACACCAACGACGACTGCGTGGCCGTCAAGTCCGGCCGGGACGAGGACGGCCACCGGGTCGGCGTGCCGAGCAGGAACATCGTCGTGCGCGACTGCCGGTTCTCCGGCCGCTGGGGCGGGATGACGGTGGGCAGCGAGATGTCCGGCGGGGTGCGTGACGTCTTCGCCGAGGACTGCGAGATCAACCCACCGGACTTCCCCGGCCGTTATCCCGTCAAGTACGCGCTGTACGTCAAGGCGAACAAGAAGCGCGGCGGCTCCATCGACGGTGTGCACGTCCGGAACTTCACCGGGCAGGGCGTGGAACGGGACATCGCCTTCGTGACCATGGACTACAACGGGGGCGAGGGCGGGACGCTGCCGGTGTCCGTGCGGAACATCCACCTGGACCGCATGGAGATCGACGGCGCCCAGACCGTGCTGCGGCTGGTGGGCCTGGAGACGGACCATCTGCGCGGTGTGCACGTCTCCCGCTCCGCGTTCACCGGCATCCGCGACCCCGACAGCGTCACCCACACGGACGACCTGACCTTCCGGCGGGTGTTCGTCAATGGCAAGGAGGTGCCCCAACCCTGA